A genomic segment from Triticum dicoccoides isolate Atlit2015 ecotype Zavitan chromosome 1A, WEW_v2.0, whole genome shotgun sequence encodes:
- the LOC119293633 gene encoding auxilin-like protein 1 — protein MDGPRRERRHHRKAAPAGAASSYGDVFGGPPRFAAAPFGAAAVVGPPLDYAEVFGGAAAACSIPYLDLPPVAAVPSGGASAGDYREIFGRFGFADFAAPYEDLFGDAPAPPPAPQQLPEEEIASSSGGSSYRSSINNESRLDAEQSTLHQHFKEHESSPIPSLPDSREFVMSYYKTTQAKPDDLVEMTTCTVHPSVDYVVGSSNFSPAPATNHVSKMDNGIMANGDRGKKSPSTSVTANVRGPESDFTFDQKLHIPECPPLSENVSANGSNQKSDSHATPSNGKPFADYAFMRVSTPTVQTQPKVPLPPLGQQPKVLNKKESAAKEDFHFANHSGTPTSVHTPTSTKLARAEKRADAALSNTEANPSSAAAAMKEAMEYAEARLRAAKELMERKGDSFKIRKKPSHHRSTRSVEIKAPVEVYAFEENLSVKNPATEENNSENFVFDRHQQVSAVRSNHHDDSGKMVLPLKKPQQMMRTHTMPCQTSSNIEKLGNWRSGDEYFELTGDYQKCQTGTVREKEDNCGRSKPVTEPSEGQKAKTKVTTQGSDVERYEKLWDVSDASDLGVKEEKQKELSTAPMEKGEDRVSTVLETSTGNMAHKGVDNTQLEGLLIVENSKGSHDDGSFELPCMSEITPEVDFIKDVPNSLSASSSANYATDLGNSSMSEGSVTGTSEEPKNSEGGLEVRYDDEMQCISGSSKTSQEPPEVANVGNSQASQIKSLILEELEGSCVTQASPRVQSKSELEAETYGREKFSFVGESYLHNENEKIIEVPRESLISEVEKAEGEVELRPHAHSEESVPDEDVECPEESDITQQTNNPVVSTMLNVFEIASKFIKGDLDQEIQGSLGPVEVKNRTEEGTDRLESDGKGKEAEKPHSENSEKTDVEAESAHDTDRHESDCESKEAENSTSENSVKTDAEEESAHANQEEPTTSASDTNKGESVVDAQGNITVDEMGSAASSGDEVTIKSANDGPTRLTVNTTFDEMGSAASSGDEVAIKSANDGPTRLTVNTKDEPTSCSEMSTGLQQLPKNVESATSQTSNANVPGADKTKEACKEAERELATTFEENGSVNRMEGKDSRERRSKAEPKHQHTHLEKIDSATSRTSYENVPVVDKTKEVCKEAERELPTERCTIFEEKSRVNKMEGKVSRERTSMAEPKHQHSHLEKSDSVPKPAERPSPVSAEVSGKETPRVQRTKERGSITEKEREKKDKEASRRLEEAKERQKTLEKERENAEVNERKKMEEEEREREKEREKDKLAVERATREAQAVERAIREAHERSFNEAREKAEKMALERIAAARQRASAEAKLKEERANAEARIKAERAAVERATAEARERAIKKAKAEKAAAEARERREQIRSSSKDVRQDNQFQRATSSGYVRNTDSSSKVVDSESALRHKARIERHQRTTERVSKALAEKNMRDLMAQREQAEKNRLADFLDPEVKRWSNGKEGNLRALLSTLQYILGADSGWQPVPLTDLITAAAVKKAYRKATLCVHPDKVQQRGATIRQKYICEKVFDLLKDAWNKFTSEER, from the exons ATGGACGGGCCGCGGAGGGAGCGGCGGCACCACCGGAAGGCGGCGCCGGCGGGGGCGGCCTCCTCCTACGGGGACGTCTTCGGCGGGCCGCCGCGCTTCGCCGCCGCGCCGTTCGGGGCCGCCGCCGTGGTCGGCCCCCCGCTCGACTACGCCGAGGTGTTCGGGGGCGCCGCCGCCGCATGCTCCATCCCCTACCTCGAcctgccgcccgtcgccgccgtcccCTCGGGCGGCGCCTCCGCGGGCGACTACCGCGAGATCTTCGGCCGCTTCGGCTTCGCGGACTTCGCCGCGCCCTACGAGGACCTCTTCGGCGAcgcgcccgctccgccgccggcgccgcagCAGCTGCCCGAGGAGGAGATCGCCTCGTCCAGCGGCGGGAGTTCCTACAG ATCATCGATAAACAATGAATCTAGGCTGGATGCTGAGCAATCTACACTTCATCAACACTTCAAAGAGCATGAGTCTTCTCCAATTCCCTCACTTCCGGATAGTCGGGAATTCGTCATGTCATATTACAAGACTACCCAAGCGAAACCGGATGATCTAGTTGAGATGACTACTTGCACAGTTCACCCTTCAGTCGATTATGTGGTTGGTTCTTCCAATTTTTCACCTGCCCCAGCAACTAACCATGTTTCAAAAATGGATAATGGTATAATGGCTAATGGAGACAGAGGGAAGAAGTCTCCATCAACCTCTGTGACTGCCAATGTGAGAGGTCCTGAGAGTGACTTCACTTTTGATCAAAAGCTGCACATACCAGAATGTCCACCTCTTTCTGAAAATGTTTCTGCGAATGGAAGTAACCAGAAATCTGATAGTCATGCAACACCCAGTAACGGAAAACCTTTTGCAGATTATGCATTTATGAGGGTATCTACTCCAACTGTGCAAACACAACCAAAAGTACCATTACCACCTTTGGGACAGCAACCTAAAGTGCTCAACAAGAAAGAAAGTGCAGCAAAAGAAGACTTCCATTTTGCAAATCACAGTGGCACTCCAACTTCTGTTCACACCCCTACAAGTACCAAGCTTGCTCGGGCCGAAAAAAGAGCTGATGCTGCCTTGTCTAATACTGAGGCCAATCCCAGTTCTGCTGCAGCCGCTATGAAGGAGGCAATGGAATATGCTGAGGCTAGGCTAAGAGCTGCAAAGGAACTGATGGAGAGAAAAGGTGACAGTTTTAAAATTCGGAAGAAGCCAAGTCATCATAGAAGCACAAGATCTGTAGAAATCAAGGCTCCTGTAGAAGTATATGCATTTGAAGAAAATCTGTCAGTGAAAAATCCAGCAACTGAAGAAAACAACTCTGAGAATTTTGTGTTTGACAGGCACCAACAAGTTAGTGCAGTCAGATCAAATCATCACGATGACAGTGGAAAAATGGTACTGCCATTGAAGAAGCCTCAGCAGATGATGCGAACTCACACTATGCCCTGTCAAACCTCCAGTAATATAGAGAAATTAGGTAACTGGAGATCAGGTGATGAATATTTTGAGCTCACTGGAGATTATCAGAAATGCCAGACTGGTACAGTCAGAGAGAAGGAAGATAACTGTGGGAGATCAAAGCCTGTCACTGAACCCAGCGAGGGCCAAAAGGCTAAAACTAAAGTTACCACACAAGGCTCTGACGTGGAAAGATACGAAAAACTGTGGGATGTTAGTGATGCCAGCGATTTGGGAGTGAAAGAGGAAAAACAGAAAGAACTCAGTACAGCTCCAATGGAGAAAGGGGAGGATAGGGTGTCTACAGTTCTGGAAACTTCTACAGGCAATATGGCACATAAAGGTGTTGATAACACTCAGTTGGAGGGGCTTCTGATTGTTGAAAATTCTAAAGGAAGTCATGATGATGGGAGTTTTGAGCTTCCTTGTATGAGTGAGATCACTCCCGAAGTAGACTTCATCAAGGATGTTCCTAATTCATTATCGGCTTCCTCTTCTGCTAACTATGCTACTGATCTAGGTAACAGTAGTATGAGTGAAGGTTCAGTAACAGGAACATCAGAGGAGCCAAAAAACAGCGAAGGAGGACTAGAGGTAAGATATGATGATGAGATGCAATGCATTTCAGGGAGTAGTAAAACATCACAAGAACCTCCAGAAGTTGCTAATGTTGGTAATTCCCAGGCAAGTCAAATTAAATCGTTGATTTTAGAGGAACTTGAAGGATCTTGTGTAACTCAAGCTTCTCCAAGGGTACAGAGTAAATCTGAGCTTGAAGCTGAAACTTATGGAAGGGAAAAGTTTAGTTTTGTAGGTGAATCTTACCTACATAATGAAAATGAGAAGATAATTGAAGTACCCCGCGAATCGCTAATCTCCGAAGTAGAGAAAGCTGAAGGTGAGGTGGAACTTCGTCCACACGCACATTCTGAAGAGTCTGTTCCAGATGAGGATGTTGAGTGTCCTGAAGAGAGTGACATTACTCAGCAAACCAATAATCCGGTAGTATCAACCATGCTGAACGTGTTTGAGATAGCCAGCAAGTTCATCAAAGGAGACCTTGATCAAGAAATCCAGGGTTCATTAGGGCCTGTTGAAGTGAAAAATAGAACAGAAGAAGGGACTGATAGACTTGAGTCTGATGGTAAAGGGAAAGAAGCAGAAAAACCCCACTCAGAAAACAGTGAGAAGACAGATGTTGAAGCAGAGTCAGCTCATGATACTGATAGACATGAGTCAGATTGTGAAAGTAAAGAAGCAGAAAACTCCACCTCAGAAAACAGTGTTAAGACAGATGCTGAAGAAGAATCAGCTCATGCTAACCAGGAGGAGCCAACAACATCTGCATCTGATACCAACAAAGGAGAAAGTGTTGTGGATGCACAGGGTAATATAACAGTTGATGAAATGGGCAGTGCAGCGAGTTCTGGAGATGAAGTTACTATCAAATCTGCTAATGATGGTCCCACCAGATTAACAGTAAATACAACATTTGATGAAATGGGCAGTGCAGCGAGTTCTGGAGATGAAGTTGCCATCAAATCTGCTAATGATGGTCCCACCAGATTAACAGTAAATACAAAGGACGAGCCAACTTCCTGTTCAGAAATGAGTACTGGCTTGCAGCAATTACCTAAAAATGTGGAATCTGCTACTTCTCAGACATCTAATGCAAATGTTCCAGGTGCTGACAAGACCAAGGAGGCGTGCAAAGAAGCAGAACGAGAATTGGCTACAACATTTGAAGAGAATGGCAGTGTAAATAGAATGGAAGGGAAAGACTCTAGAGAAAGGAGATCAAAGGCAGAACCAAAGCATCAACATACTCATCTGGAGAAGATTGACAGTGCTACTTCTCGGACATCTTATGAAAATGTTCCTGTTGTTGACAAGACCAAAGAGGTGTGCAAAGAAGCAGAAAGAGAATTACCCACAGAAAGATGTACAATATTCGAGGAGAAAAGCAGGGTAAATAAAATGGAAGGAAAGGTCTCTAGAGAAAGGACATCAATGGCAGAACCAAAGCATCAACATTCTCATTTAGAGAAGAGTGACAGTGTACCAAAACCTGCAGAAAGGCCATCCCCAGTTTCTGCTGAGGTGTCAGGAAAAGAGACACCTAGGGTtcagagaaccaaagagagagggagtataacagaaaaggaaagagagaagaAGGACAAAGAGGCTTCTCGAAGACTGGAAGAAGCAAAAGAAAGGCAAAAGACATTggagaaagaaagagaaaatgctgaagtcaatgaaagaaaaaaaatggaagaggaggaaagggagagggaaaaggaaagggaAAAGGATAAGCTTGCTGTTGAAAGAGCTACAAGAGAAGCCCAGGCTGTTGAAAGAGCTATAAGAGAAGCTCATGAGAGGTCTTTTAATGAAGCTCGTGAAAAGGCAGAAAAAATGGCGTTGGAAAGGATTGCGGCAGCACGGCAAAGGGCTTCTGCAGAAGCCAAGCTAAAAGAAGAGAGGGCAAATGCCGAAGCTCGGATAAAAGCAGAAAGGGCTGCAGTCGAGCGAGCAACTGCAGAAGCTCGGGAGAGGGCGATTAAGAAGGCCAAGGCCGAGAAGGCTGCTGCGGAGGCAAGAGAACGCAGAGAACAAATCAGGTCCTCTTCCAAG GATGTTCGACAGGACAATCAGTTTCAGAGGGCAACTTCCAGTGGTTACGTAAGAAATACAGATTCTAGTAGCAAAG TGGTTGATTCCGAGTCGGCTTTAAGGCATAAGGCAAGAATAGAGAGGCATCAACGCACAACTGAGCGTGTG TCAAAAGCACTCGCGGAGAAGAACATGCGTGACCTGATGGCTCAAAGAGAACAGGCAGAGAAAAAT AGGTTGGCCGATTTCCTGGACCCTGAGGTCAAGAGGTGGTCGAATGGAAAGGAAGGAAACCTGAGAGCCTTGTTGTCCACTCTGCAATAC ATCCTTGGAGCTGACAGTGGCTGGCAGCCAGTACCGCTCACAGATCTCATCACAGCCGCCGCCGTGAAGAAAGCCTACAGGAAGGCGACTCTGTGTGTCCATCCAGATAAGGTGCAGCAAAGGGGCGCGACGATCAGGCAGAAGTACATCTGTGAAAAGGTCTTCGATCTTCTAAAG GATGCTTGGAACAAGTTCACCTCGGAGGAGCGGTAG